A DNA window from Pseudorasbora parva isolate DD20220531a chromosome 5, ASM2467924v1, whole genome shotgun sequence contains the following coding sequences:
- the pikfyve gene encoding 1-phosphatidylinositol 3-phosphate 5-kinase isoform X1 produces MMHGIETEQSVRCRVRARRSVCDLCRGSDMAAEDKTSSLSSVMDWSSEPPLSPTSPSHLTHFKPLTPEQEEPPLRSAYSSFVSLFRFNKEKTGANIAPAKKLAKFEEGRPPSVAEKSQSASSSPQGPRRNWSSPSHSIHGSETHRKHSELFRRTSTASEGRRKSEAPLGGHDPRTAVQLRTALKRLKEIMEGKSQDSDLKQYWMPDSQCKECYDCNEKFTTFRRRHHCRLCGQIFCSRCCNQEIPGKFMGYTGDLRACTYCRKIALSYAHSADSSSIGEDLSALSDSTCSVCVLEPTEPRTPVGGRKSSRNIFLEEDLAWQRKNSIGMRKNHQESQNSSLSSRLTAVQEDMGKSPARKRSASVTNLSLDRSVSTIVPAYESSVSPQNSRTLSKTDHNEEERKILLDSSQLKDLWKKICHNSTGMEFQDHRYWLRTYPNCIVGKELVNWLLRNGTISTRAQAIAIGQALVDGRWLDCVTHHDQIFRDEYALYRPLQSTEFSETPSPDSDSVNSLEGHSEPSWFKDIKFDDSDTEQLADENDYVTPNSASPSKRTSVSSFHSAVDSDSAASINLNMEQDNVNFHIKKQAKYPHVPPYPAEQKSMEPYDPFTPETDIHAPMEVLLSEDGGQHISISDAFIKESLFNRRVEEKAKEMLFTPLGWHHSSLDQLREENGEKKAMERLLSANHSHMMALLQQLLYSESLSLSWRDIIVPVVRQVVQTVRPDVRSCDDDMDIRQFVHIKKIPGGKKFDSAVVNGFVCTKNIAHKKMNPYIKNPKILLLKCSIEYLYREETKFTCIDPIVLQEHEFLKNYVQRIADVRPNLVLVEKTVSRIAQDMLLEHGISLVINVKPQVLDRVSRMTQGDLVISMDQLLTKPRLGTCHKFYLHSFQLPNNELKSLMFFEGCPPQLGCTIKLRGASEYELARVKEIIIFMVCVAYHSQLEISFLMDEFAMPPSLAESSSFPCLLESTTLKEEDETGGSQENDGSMLGDDNLTLLPEADFEPGLQEVIKLHSRESSISESFYKDGESPRIDKNGSVASFSGGDDDIIKTSTPLSSFSKLPQPVSPPFLNSDLREMSKELNKGPGEEEKNKELEETLVHRDSTSSETSLPPARLFRDPLQDDTDLFVTEHVDSSDDRLKSISALFKQELKDIILCISPFITFREPFLLTAAGLRCPSRDYFPEQVYLSPLLNKDSKELDGRRKRQLLKESGPSSASLTNGIVPHQRTIQILPCHKLMSARIAEQLGCSQNLARMLADYRAQGGRIRQREGMQFREAPPTKAPVKADSEEDKGAGQSEMTWATKLDCLNPINHQRLCVLFSSSSAQSNNAPNPCVSPWIVTMEFYGKNDLTLGVFLERYCFRPSYQCPSMYCETPMVHHIRRFVHGSGCVQIVLKELDSPVPGYQHTILNYSWCRICKQVTPVVPLSNDSWSMSFAKYLELRFYGHQYTRRANAEPCGHSIHKDYHQYFSYNQMVASFSYISVRLLEICLPPPKIIIRNQGPSKATLQQDLKDFTQKVAQVYLAIDDRLTSLKTDTFSKTREEKMEDMFAQKDMEESELRGWIEKLQVRLQTSAMDSPQQLQAFMESVVVKKQGLCETLQSWNNRLQDLFQQEKGRKRLSVPPSPGRHRQATSDDSKTSALESSPRNSSQIDGEKEDRHLNTFPSSSSLLQLPSPTEQATDVITSGPSFPDQDSVSIPEDMFDGHLGGSNDSQVKSEKSTMKTILANLLPGNSYNPIPFPFDPDKHYLMYEHERVPIAVCEREPSSIIAFALSCKEYKTALEEITKTTAKSGGDDASQGISVGESRAKNSPAKPSDSSMSQLSRSSVDADPLKDPESGDKQKKQTGNPHIELQFSDANAKFYCRIYYAEEFHKMREEIMESSQDEFVRSLSHCVNWQARGGKSGAVFYATEDDRFILKQMPRLEVQSFLDFAPHYFTYITGAVQQKRPTALAKILGVYRIGYKNSQNNTEKKLDLLVMENLFYGRKMAQVFDLKGSLRNRNVKTDQGKESCEVVLLDENLLKLVHDNPLYIRSHCKAILRAAILSDAHFLSSHLIIDYSLLVGRDDTTDELVVGIIDYIRTFTWDKKLEMVVKSTGILGGQGKMPTVVSPELYRSRFCEAMDKYFLMVPDHWTGLGLNC; encoded by the exons AAAAAACAGGTGCAAACATTGCACCAGCAAAAAAGCTTGCTAAGTTTG AGGAAGGACGGCCTCCTTCGGTGGCGGAGAAAAGTCAATCAGCTTCATCATCACCGCAGGGGCCACGGCGCAACTGGTCAAGTCCCTCTCATTCCATACATGGCTCCGAAACCCACAGAAAACATTCAGAACTTTTTAGAAGAACGTCCACTGCTTCAG AGGGTCGACGGAAATCAGAAGCCCCTCTAGGCGGCCACGACCCGCGAACAGCTGTCCAGCTACGCACAGCCCTCAAGAGACTCAAGGAGATCATGGAGGGGAAAAGTCAG GACAGTGATCTGAAACAGTACTGGATGCCGGACAGTCAGTGTAAAGAGTGCTACGACTGCAATGAGAAATTCACAACCTTCCGACGGCGTCACCATTGTCGACTCTGTGGCCAAATCTTCTGCAGCCGATGCTGCAACCAGGAAATTCCTGGCAAGTTCATGGGCTACACGG GTGATTTACGGGCATGTACGTACTGTCGTAAGATCGCATTGAGCTACGCTCACTCAGCTGACTCGAGCTCCATCGGAGAAGATCTCAGCGCCCTGTCAGACTCAACTTGCTCCGTGTGTGTGCTAGAGCCCACCGAACCACGCACACCTGTGGGGGGCCGCAAATCCAGCCGGAACATCTTCCTGGAAGAGGACTTGGCCTGGCAAAG AAAAAATTCCATTGGGATGAGGAAGAA TCATCAGGAATCTCAGAACAGTAGTCTCAGTTCCAGACTTACAGCAGTACAAGAGGATATGGGCAAGTCACCAGCCAGGAAGAG GTCAGCTAGTGTGACCAACCTGTCTTTGGACCGCTCCGTCTCAACCATAGTTCCTGCCTACGAGAGTTCAGTTAGTCCACAGAACAGCCGAACCCTATCCAAGACTGACCACAATGAAGAGGAGCGAAAGATCCTTCTG GATTCTTCTCAACTTAAAGATCTATGGAAGAAGATTTGCCACAACAGTACAGGGATGGAGTTCCAGGACCATCGGTACTGGCTGCGTACTTACCCCAACTGCATTGTCGGTAAAGAGTTGGTCAACTGGCTTTTACGAAACGGCACTATTTCAACTAG GGCTCAGGCCATAGCTATTGGGCAGGCTTTGGTAGATGGCCGCTGGCTTGACTGTGTAACCCATCATGATCAGATTTTCCGTGATGAGTACGCCCTCTATCGCCCTCTCCAG AGCACAGAGTTCTCAGAAACCCCCTCTCCAGACAGTGACAGTGTGAATTCTCTGGAAGGACACTCTGAACCGTCATGGTTTAAAGACATCAAGTTTGACGACAGTGACACCGAGCAGCTAGCAGATGAAAATGACTATGTCACACCAA ACTCGGCCAGCCCCAGTAAAAGAACATCCGTCAGCAGTTTCCATTCTGCGGTGGACAGTGACTCAGCCGCCTCCATCAATCTAAACATGGAGCAGGACAATGTCAATTTCCACATCAAGAAGCAGGCCAAGTACCCTCATGTGCCTCCTTACCCAGCCGAGCAAAAAAGTATGGAGCCCTATGACCCGTTCACCCCAGAAACCGACATCCATGCACCAA TGGAAGTCCTGCTTTCTGAAGATGGAGGTCAGCATATATCCATTAGTGATGCCTTCATTAAAG AGTCTTTGTTTAACCGGAGGGTTGAGGAGAAAGCTAAAGAAATGCTTTTCACTCCTCTCGGCTGGCATCACAGCTCCTTGGACCAGCTCCGGGAAGAGAATGGGGAAAAGAAAGCGATGGAGCGTTTACT GTCTGCTAATCACAGCCACATGATGGCGCTGCTGCAGCAGCTGCTGTACAGCGAATCGCTGTCTCTCTCCTGGCGTGACATCATCGTACCTGTGGTGAGGCAGGTGGTGCAGACGGTGCGACCGGATGTGCGCAGCTGTGATGACGACATGGATATCCGTCAGTTCGTCCACATCAAAAAA ATTCCAGGGGGAAAGAAATTTGACTCTGCTGTAGTGAATGGCTTTGTTTGCACAAAGAATATTGCACACAAAAAG ATGAACCCTTACATCAAAAACCCCAAGATCCTTCTCCTCAAATGCTCCATTGAGTATCTGTACAGAGAAGAGACCAAGTTCACCTGCATTGACCCAATTGTGTTGCAG GAGCATGAGTTTCTGAAGAACTATGTTCAGAGGATTGCTGATGTCCGACCAAACCTGGTGTTGGTGGAGAAGACTGTTTCTCGTATTGCTCAGGACATGCTACTGGAGCATGGCATTAGCCTTGTGATTAATGTCAAACCT CAAGTCCTGGACCGTGTAAGTCGAATGACTCAGGGAGATTTAGTCATTTCAATGGATCAGCTTCTTACGAAACCTCGTCTGGGTACCTGCCACAAGTTTTACCTGCATTCCTTCCAGCTGCCAAATA ATGAATTGAAGTCCCTGATGTTTTTTGAGGGCTGTCCTCCTCAGCTGGGCTGCACTATTAAGCTCCGCGGTGCCTCAGAGTATGAACTGGCCCGTGTGAAAgaaatcattatttttatgGTGTGTGTGGCATACCACTCACAGCTAGAGATCTCTTTCCTCATGGATGAGTTTGCAATGCCTCCCAGCCTTGCTGAGAGTTCTTCATTCCCGTGTCTGCTGGAAAGCACCACTTTAAAGGAAGAGGACGAGACTGGTGGGAGCCAAGAAAATGATGGGTCCATGCTGGGGGATGACAATCTCACACTTCTTCCAGAAGCAGACTTTGAGCCAGGACTTCAGGAGGTTATCAAACTCCACAGTAGAGAGTCTTCCATCTCTGAATCTTTTTATAAAGATGGAGAAAGCCCCAGAATAGACAAAAATGGATCAGTTGCTTCCTTCTCTGGAGGAGATGATGACATTATAAAGACCTCCACACCCCTTTCCTCCTTTTCCAAACTTCCCCAGCCGGTGTCACCCCCTTTCCTGAATTCAGACCTGAGAGAGATGTCAAAGGAATTGAACAAGGGGCCAGGTGAGGAGGAGAAGAACAAAGAGCTAGAGGAGACTCTCGTTCATCGGGACAGCACAAGCTCTGAGACCTCCCTTCCCCCAGCCCGGCTCTTCAGGGATCCCTTACAGGATGACACAGACCTGTTTGTGACCGAGCATGTAGATTCCTCAGATGACCGCCTCAAGTCCATCTCAGCTTTATTTAAACAGGAGCTAAAAGATATTATCCTGTGCATTTCACCTTTTATTACCTTTCGGGAGCCGTTTTTGCTCACAGCGGCTGGACTGCGTTGTCCTAGCCGGGATTATTTTCCAGAACAGGTTTACCTCTCACCTCTATTAAATAAGGACTCGAAAGAGCTGGATGGACGCCGCAAGAGGCAGCTGCTGAAAGAGTCTGGCCCAAGTTCTGCCAGCCTGACTAATGGTATTGTGCCGCACCAACGGACCATCCAGATTTTGCCCTGTCACAAACTCATGAGTGCCCGTATAGCAGAGCAGCTAGGCTGCAGTCAGAATCTGGCACGCATGCTGGCTGACTACCGAGCCCAGGGAGGACGCATTCGGCAAAGAGAAGGAATGCAATTCCGCGAGGCCCCGCCCACAAAGGCGCCAGTAAAGGCAGATAGTGAAGAAGATAAAGGGGcaggacaaagtgaaatgaCATGGGCTACTAAG CTGGACTGTTTAAATCCAATCAACCATCAGAGGCTCTGTGTGCTGTTCAGTAGCTCATCAGCTCAATCTAATAATGCACCAAACCCCTGTGTTAGTCCATG GATTGTAACAATGGAGTTTTATGGCAAGAATGACTTGACTCTTGGTGTATTTCTGGAGAGATACTGTTTTAG ACCCTCTTACCAGTGCCCCAGCATGTACTGTGAGACCCCCATGGTGCACCACATCCGGCGCTTTGTGCACGGTAGCGGCTGTGTCCAGATTGTTCTGAAAGAGCTGGACTCGCCTGTACCCGGATATCAGCACACGATCCTCAACTACTCTTGGTGCCGTATCTGTAAACAG GTGACTCCCGTGGTCCCGTTGTCTAATGACTCCTGGTCCATGTCCTTCGCCAAGTATCTAGAGCTCCGTTTCTATGGTCACCAGTACACCCGTCGGGCCAACGCCGAGCCTTGTGGCCATTCCATCCATAAAGATTATCACCAGTACTTCTCCTATAACCAGATGGTGGCTTCCTTCAG CTACATCTCAGTGAGGCTTCTAGAGATatgtctgcctcctccaaagatCATCATCAGGAACCAGGGGCCCTCTAAAGCTACCTTGCAGCAGGATCTCAAAGACTTTACCCAGAA GGTGGCTCAGGTGTACCTGGCCATAGATGACCGGCTCACTTCTTTAAAAACTGACACTTTCAGCAAGACCAGAGAGGAAAAAATGGAGGACATGTTTGCACAGAAAGAT ATGGAGGAATCCGAGCTCCGCGGTTGGATAGAGAAGCTACAAGTGCGTCTGCAGACCAGTGCGATGGACTCGCCACAACAACTACAAGCTTTTATGGAGTCAGTGGTGGTCAAAAAGCAGGGCTTGTGTGAGACCTTGCAGTCTTGGAATAACAG ACTTCAGGACTTGTTCCAGCAGGAAAAAGGCAGAAAGCGTCTATCTGTTCCTCCCAGTCCTGGCAGACACAGACAAGCCACATCAGATGACAGCAAG ACTAGTGCTTTGGAGTCCTCTCCTCGTAACTCATCCCAAATAGATGGAGAAAAAG AGGACCGTCATCTCAACACATTTCCATCAAGTTCATCATTACTACAGTTACCGTCTCCAACTGAACAGGCTACAGATGTCATTACGAGCGGACCATCTTTTCCTGATCAGGACTCTGTCAGCATCCCAGAGG ACATGTTTGATGGACACTTAGGTGGCTCCAATGACAGTCAAGTAAAGTCAGAAAAATCCACCATGAAAACCATCCTGGCGAACCTGTTACCGGGCAACAGTTACAATCCCATCCCTTTCCCTTT TGATCCAGACAAGCACTATTTGATGTATGAGCATGAGAGAGTTCCTATAGCCGTTTGTGAGCGAGAGCCCAGCTCCATCATTGCCTTTGCACTCAG CTGTAAAGAATATAAAACTGCACTTGAAGAAATTACAAAGACTACCGCAAAGAGCGGAGGTGATGACGCATCTCAGGGCATTAG TGTTGGAGAGAGTAGAGCAAAGAACAGCCCTGCTAAACCTAGTGATAGTAGCATGTCACAACTGAGCCGCAGCAGCGTTGATGCTGACCCTCTCA AGGACCCTGAAAGTGGAGACAAACAGAAGAAGCAGACCGGAAACCCTCACATCGAGCTGC AGTTCTCAGATGCTAATGCCAAGTTTTACTGCCGGATCTACTACGCGGAAGAGTTCCATAAGATGCGGGAAGAGATTATGGAGAGCTCACAGGATGAATTTGTGCGATCGCTCTCCCACTGTGTAAACTGGCAGGCTCGTGGCGGGAAGTCCGGTGCAGTTTTCTACGCCACTGAAG ATGATCGGTTTATTTTGAAGCAGATGCCCAGATTAGAGGTCCAGTCATTCTTAGACTTTGCACCCCACTACTTTACTTATATCACAGGAGCAGTTCAGCAAAAG CGGCCCACAGCACTTGCTAAGATTCTGGGAGTGTACCGTATAGGCTACAAGAACTCTCAGAACAACACGGAGAAGAAACTGGACCTGTTGGTGATGGAAAACCTTTTTTATGGGAGAAAGATGGCACAg GTGTTTGACCTGAAGGGATCCCTGAGGAACAGGAACGTGAAGACAGATCAGGGAAAGGAGAGCTGCGAGGTGGTGCTCCTAGATGAGAATCTCCTGAAACTGGTGCATGACAATCCCCTTTACATTCGGTCCCACTGCAAGGCCATTCTCCGTGCTGCCATCCTCAGCGACGCCCACTTCCTGTCCAGTCACCTCATCATTGATTATTCCTTGCTGGTAGGCCGTGATGATACCACGGATGAGCTAGTCGTGGGGATAATAG ATTATATCCGGACTTTCACCTGGGATAAAAAGCTTGAGATGGTGGTCAAATCTACTGGGATACTTGGAGGTCAAG GTAAAATGCCCACGGTGGTGTCACCAGAGCTGTACCGGTCACGTTTCTGTGAGGCCATGGACAAATACTTCCTCATGGTCCCTGATCACTGGACGGGTCTTGGGCTCAACTGCTGA